A single window of Leuconostoc kimchii IMSNU 11154 DNA harbors:
- a CDS encoding FAD-dependent oxidoreductase, producing MKHFSNIIIGFGKAGKTLAGTLAKHGEEVLVIEKDPNMYGGTCINIACLPTKNMIINAHRGIRYEAALKKKNDLTAKLRNKNYHKVADLSGVTVLTATAEFLDDHTLQVSDNSGQETLQADRIFINTGATPVWPNIDGLLNSKKVYSSTDLLAKDKQLKELVILGSGPIGLEFASMYTQFGSHVTIVDKAPKILGKFEPEVAQQAKHDLEEDGISFLLESHITNVNDTLNGVTLTISTPEGMKEIQADGLLVATGRRANVTDLHLERTSIKTGSHGEILVNDVLETNAKDVYALGDVTGGPQFTYISLDDWRIIANNLYGNKTRSRLNRPVFANTIFLNPAISSIGRTEEQLREAGIDYTVLKISAASVPKAQVIGNPRSIYKALIDPQSHQILGTTIYAEESFETINIISLAMQNHLPAEALRDQIYTHPTMTEALNDLFDQI from the coding sequence ATGAAACATTTTAGTAATATTATTATCGGATTTGGAAAAGCGGGTAAAACACTTGCAGGCACACTTGCAAAGCATGGTGAAGAAGTATTAGTTATTGAAAAAGACCCCAACATGTATGGTGGTACGTGTATAAATATTGCTTGTTTACCAACTAAAAATATGATTATCAATGCACACCGTGGCATAAGATATGAAGCTGCCTTAAAAAAGAAAAATGATCTAACTGCAAAGCTACGTAATAAAAATTATCATAAGGTGGCTGATTTAAGCGGCGTAACAGTTTTGACAGCTACTGCTGAATTTTTAGATGATCATACACTGCAAGTATCTGATAATTCAGGGCAGGAAACATTGCAAGCAGATCGAATTTTTATTAATACAGGGGCCACACCAGTTTGGCCTAATATTGATGGATTGCTTAATAGTAAAAAGGTTTATTCATCAACAGATCTACTTGCAAAAGATAAACAATTAAAAGAGTTAGTTATTCTAGGTAGTGGTCCCATTGGATTAGAATTTGCATCAATGTATACACAATTTGGTAGCCATGTAACGATCGTTGATAAGGCACCTAAGATTTTGGGGAAATTTGAACCTGAGGTTGCTCAACAAGCTAAACATGATTTAGAAGAGGATGGGATATCCTTTTTGTTAGAAAGCCATATAACTAATGTAAATGACACGCTAAATGGTGTTACATTAACAATAAGCACACCAGAAGGAATGAAAGAAATACAGGCAGATGGACTACTAGTTGCTACAGGTCGTCGAGCTAATGTGACCGATTTGCACCTAGAACGAACCAGCATTAAAACAGGTAGTCACGGTGAAATTTTAGTCAATGATGTACTAGAAACAAATGCTAAAGATGTCTATGCTTTAGGCGATGTTACTGGTGGACCACAATTCACGTATATTTCATTAGATGATTGGCGCATTATTGCTAATAATTTGTATGGTAATAAGACACGAAGTCGTTTAAATCGACCAGTATTCGCGAACACTATTTTTTTAAATCCGGCTATTAGTAGTATTGGAAGAACAGAGGAACAGCTCCGTGAGGCAGGCATTGATTATACAGTATTGAAAATATCTGCAGCTAGTGTGCCTAAAGCACAAGTAATTGGTAATCCAAGAAGCATTTATAAAGCATTGATAGATCCACAGAGTCATCAGATTTTGGGTACAACAATTTATGCTGAAGAATCATTTGAAACGATTAATATCATTAGCCTAGCGATGCAGAATCACCTTCCAGCTGAAGCTTTGCGCGATCAAATATACACCCATCCAACAATGACAGAGGCATTAAATGATTTGTTTGATCAAATCTAA
- a CDS encoding IS30 family transposase, translated as MTSLSSQGRTVIQTLLELNYSVRAIARFIKRSPSTVSIEIHQVTPYKAEIAHALALKKRHLRGRHDTLTPAIAVFLNHHIGILKWSPETAAHVLGLPFKTIYNWLNAGRLKLSLADLPDKGIRQKRQSDGRRQVFVHGCSIETRPESVKARQTFGHFEVDTMQSGKRRGDVLVTITERLSRQHIVRQVTGRNSQAVRPVLIHFFQGIKNAKSITVDRGREFAKYNEIEQKLGIPVYFAHPYSPEERGSNEILNRYVRRFIPKERKIETVSAKELDQINHWINARPMKTLNWQSPRKVFQQFAVFG; from the coding sequence ATGACTAGTTTATCATCTCAAGGACGCACTGTCATTCAAACTTTACTCGAATTGAATTATTCTGTTCGTGCCATTGCGCGCTTTATTAAACGCTCTCCTTCAACCGTTTCGATTGAAATTCATCAAGTTACACCCTATAAAGCTGAGATTGCTCATGCGTTGGCATTGAAAAAACGTCATCTACGTGGTCGTCATGACACGCTAACACCAGCTATCGCTGTCTTTTTGAATCACCACATTGGTATATTGAAGTGGTCACCAGAAACCGCTGCGCATGTTTTAGGGTTACCTTTCAAAACGATTTATAATTGGCTCAATGCTGGTCGACTCAAACTATCATTGGCTGATTTACCTGACAAAGGTATCCGTCAAAAGCGTCAATCTGATGGTAGACGACAAGTATTTGTGCATGGTTGTTCGATTGAAACGAGACCTGAAAGTGTGAAAGCACGACAAACCTTTGGACATTTTGAAGTTGACACCATGCAATCGGGTAAAAGACGTGGCGATGTGCTGGTGACAATTACTGAAAGACTAAGCCGGCAACATATCGTGAGACAGGTCACTGGGCGCAATAGTCAGGCAGTGAGACCAGTCTTAATTCATTTTTTTCAAGGGATCAAAAATGCCAAGTCAATCACTGTTGATCGTGGGCGAGAATTTGCAAAATATAACGAAATCGAGCAAAAACTAGGCATTCCAGTCTATTTTGCGCACCCATATTCACCAGAAGAACGTGGGAGTAATGAGATATTAAATCGATACGTCCGTCGTTTTATACCGAAAGAACGCAAAATTGAAACAGTTAGCGCCAAAGAATTAGATCAAATTAATCATTGGATCAATGCGAGACCAATGAAAACACTCAACTGGCAATCACCACGAAAGGTTTTTCAGCAGTTTGCAGTGTTCGGTTAA